A single Cygnus atratus isolate AKBS03 ecotype Queensland, Australia chromosome 11, CAtr_DNAZoo_HiC_assembly, whole genome shotgun sequence DNA region contains:
- the GCNT3 gene encoding beta-1,3-galactosyl-O-glycosyl-glycoprotein beta-1,6-N-acetylglucosaminyltransferase 3 — protein MQLCKGKPPAARLRCALLLSSLLLVIALALRSVTRPCHDAHPRCRDHLRRALELPSSRRINCSGVVSGDEQAIQQALLSNLETRNKRAPLTPEAYLNMTKDCSSFKETRRFIEFPLSKEEAEFPIAYSIVIHNKIEMFERLLRSVYVPQNVYCVHIDSKSPAAFHEAVRAIAACFPNVFVASRLEKVVYASWSRLQADLNCMQDLLRSPVPWRYVLNTCGTDFPIKTNAEMVRALQMLQGQNSMESEKPSSYKQLRWKYHHEVGDAISQTATEKLPSPLSSPMFTGSAYIAVTRAFVQHIFEDPTALQFLEWAKDTYSPDEHVWATLTRVPGVPGAVPHNDKFELSDMNALPRLVKWQYLEGDTSKGAPYPPCTGRYQRAVCIYGAGDVSWMLRQHHLLANKFDPRVDDAAIQCLEEHLRHRALLGAGL, from the coding sequence ATGCAGCTGTGCAAGGGgaagcccccagcagcacggctgcGCTGTgcgctgctgctcagctccctgctgctggtcaTTGCCCTGGCACTGCGCAGTGTGACCCGGCCCTGCCATGATGCCCACCCCCGCTGCCGTGACCACCTCCGCCGGGCTCTGGAGCTACCCTCCAGCCGAAGGATCAACTGCTCGGGGGTTGTCAGCGGGGACGAGCAGGCGATCCAGCAGGCACTCCTCAGCAACCTGGAGACTAGAAACAAAAGGGCACCCCTGACACCTGAAGCGTACCTTAACATGACGAAGGACTGCAGCAGCTTCAAGGAGACCCGGCGCTTCATTGAGTTCCCGCTGAGCAAGGAGGAGGCTGAGTTCCCCATTGCCTACTCCATAGTCATCCACAACAAAATCGAGATGTTTGAGCGGCTCCTGCGGTCTGTCTACGTGCCACAGAATGTCTACTGTGTCCACATAGACAGCAAGTCCCCAGCTGCTTTCCACGAGGCCGTGAGGGCCATCGCTGCCTGCTTCCCCAACGTCTTTGTGGCCAGCCGCCTGGAGAAGGTGGTCTACGCCTCCTGGTCACGCCTGCAGGCTGACCTCAACTGCATGCAGGACCTGCTGCGGAGCCCCGTGCCGTGGCGCTACGTCCTCAACACCTGCGGCACTGACTTCCCCATCAAAACCAATGCGGAGATGGTCCGCGCCCTCCAGATGCTGCAGGGGCAGAACAGCATGGAGTCGGAGAAGCCATCGTCCTACAAGCAGCTGCGGTGGAAGTACCACCACGAAGTGGGGGACGCCATCTCCCAGACAGCCACCGAGAAGCTGCCGTCGCCGCTCAGCTCACCCATGTTCACGGGCAGCGCGTACATTGCGGTGACGCGGGCCTTCGTGCAGCACATCTTCGAGGACCCCACAGCGCTGCAGTTTCTCGAGTGGGCCAAGGACACCTACAGCCCCGACGAGCACGTCTGGGCCACCCTCACCCGCGTGCCTGGCGTGCCAGGCGCCGTGCCCCACAACGACAAGTTCGAGCTCTCGGACATGAACGCCCTGCCCCGCCTGGTCAAATGGCAGTACCTGGAGGGCGACACCAGCAAGGGAGCGCCCTACCCGCCCTGCACCGGCCGGTACCAGCGCGCCGTCTGCATCTACGGGGCCGGAGACGTGTCCTGGATGCTCCGGCAGCACCACCTCTTGGCCAACAAGTTCGACCCCCGGGTGGACGATGCCGCCATCCAGTGCCTCGAGGAGCACCTGCGCCACAGGGCTCTGCTCGGCGCGGGGCTCTGA